The following are from one region of the Scylla paramamosain isolate STU-SP2022 chromosome 45, ASM3559412v1, whole genome shotgun sequence genome:
- the LOC135094428 gene encoding ribosomal protein S6 kinase alpha-5-like, with protein MIPQDSPAIVPPDVEKMFNGYSYVAPSILFTDNVISDSSSLFKMSPDRRPSTTNLLLACSFKDSPFFQKYELNLRDNILGDGSFSVCRECVQKSSGQQHFPVEIVSRRLDCQQEINLLWACQGHSNIVNNLHEVFHDEAHTYIVMQLLGGGELAASEDQETREVHRGSPRASVVVRNLVSAVHYVHRKSISVHGDLKPDRGEKGWC; from the exons ATGATACCACAGGATTCTCCAGCAATCGTTCCTCCAGATGTTGAGAAAATGTTCAAT GGCTACTCCTACGTTGCTCCATCAATTCTCTTCACTGACAATGTCATCAGCGACAGCAGCAGCCTTTTCAAGATGTCACCAGACAGAAGACCTTCCACAACCAACCTATTATTGGCTTGTAGCTTTAAG gaCTCACCATTTTTCCAAAAATACGAACTGAATCTCCGAGATAATATACTCGGAGACGGCAGCTTCAGTGTCTGTCGGGAATGTGTACAAAAGTCCAGCGGGCAACAACACTTTCCTGTGGAGATAGTGTCAAGAAGACTAGACTGCCAACAAGAAATCAATTTACTCTGGGCTTGCCAAGGACATTCCAACATTGTCAACAACCTCCATGAAGTTTTCCATGATGAG gcacacacctacattgtgatgcagctccttggaggtggagagctggctgcctcagaggatcaggaaacacgagaggttcacagaggctcgcctcgggcttcggtcgtcgtgaggaacctggtgtcagcagttcactacgtgcacaggaaaagcatcagtgttcacggagacctaaagccagacaggggtgaaaagggttggtgttga